In a single window of the Pirellulales bacterium genome:
- a CDS encoding elongation factor G — MDLQKVRNIGISAHIDSGKTTLSERILYYSGRIHKIEDVRGGGDGATMDHMELEKERGITITSAATSLEWQGYKVNLIDTPGHVDFTVEVERSLRVLDGAILVLCAVGGVQSQSMTVDRQMKRYHVPRLAFINKMDRTGANPRNVVKQIKEKLGADCVLMQIPIGKEDNFKGVVDLVTMKAVYNDGEKGETIRLDDIPADLQAEAAKARTEMLEALSMYSDELMEKLLGEEEISEKLIHEICRHAVIEQEFTPVFLGSAFKNKSVQPLLDAITRYLPSPTEVKNFGNDPKEEGKKIELKSDPKVPFVGMAFKIVDDEYGQLTYTRIYQGTIKKGETYFNQRTGKKERFSRIVRMHADKREEIDSASAGDIVAIMGIDCASGDTYCSEANYVSLENIYVADPVIKMSVQALSRDNADKLSKALQRFRKEDPTFHVMTDEETNETIIAGMGELHLEIYVERIRREYGVEVEVGAPKVSYRESGTMPFDFDHKRKKQTGGSGQYGHIKGTMAPMTDEDREEAAGDEFLFVDKIVQGRIPKNFIPAIEKGFRNMMGKGPVAGYPVVGLKVEVNDGSYHDVDSSDMAFMLTAQECFREHFNRMKPVLLEPIMLMEIECPENFQGPVVGQISAKRGMVVSTETENKSCKIIAEVPLAETFGYSTDLRSQTQGQGTFTMELCKYAPVPGNIQAEIVEERKRELQPA, encoded by the coding sequence ATGGACCTGCAAAAAGTTCGCAACATCGGCATCTCGGCCCACATCGACTCGGGCAAGACGACCCTCAGCGAGCGGATCCTGTACTACTCGGGCCGCATTCACAAGATCGAGGACGTCCGCGGCGGCGGCGACGGCGCCACCATGGACCACATGGAGCTCGAAAAAGAGCGCGGCATCACGATCACCAGCGCCGCCACGAGCCTGGAGTGGCAGGGGTACAAGGTCAACTTGATCGACACCCCGGGCCACGTCGACTTCACCGTCGAGGTCGAGCGCAGTTTGCGCGTGCTCGACGGGGCGATCCTCGTGTTGTGCGCCGTCGGCGGCGTGCAGTCGCAGTCGATGACCGTCGACCGGCAGATGAAGCGCTACCATGTCCCCCGCTTGGCGTTCATCAACAAGATGGACCGCACCGGCGCCAATCCCCGCAACGTCGTCAAGCAGATCAAAGAGAAGCTCGGCGCCGACTGCGTCCTGATGCAGATTCCCATCGGCAAGGAAGACAATTTCAAGGGGGTCGTCGACCTGGTGACGATGAAGGCCGTCTACAACGACGGCGAAAAGGGCGAGACGATCCGCCTGGACGACATCCCCGCCGACCTGCAGGCCGAGGCCGCCAAGGCCCGCACCGAAATGCTTGAAGCGCTGTCGATGTACAGCGACGAGCTGATGGAAAAGCTGCTCGGCGAAGAAGAGATCAGCGAGAAACTGATTCACGAAATCTGCCGGCACGCGGTCATCGAACAGGAGTTCACTCCGGTGTTCCTGGGCTCGGCGTTCAAGAACAAGTCGGTGCAGCCGCTCTTGGACGCGATCACGCGCTATCTCCCCTCGCCGACCGAGGTGAAGAATTTCGGCAACGACCCGAAGGAAGAGGGGAAGAAGATCGAGCTGAAATCCGACCCCAAGGTCCCGTTCGTCGGCATGGCGTTCAAGATCGTCGACGACGAGTACGGTCAGCTCACTTACACCCGCATCTACCAGGGGACGATCAAGAAGGGCGAAACGTATTTCAACCAGCGGACGGGCAAGAAGGAACGGTTCAGTCGGATCGTGCGGATGCATGCCGACAAGCGCGAGGAAATCGACTCGGCCTCGGCGGGCGACATCGTGGCGATCATGGGCATCGACTGCGCGAGCGGCGACACGTATTGCTCGGAGGCGAACTACGTCTCGCTCGAGAACATCTACGTCGCCGATCCGGTCATCAAGATGTCGGTGCAGGCCCTGTCGCGCGACAACGCCGACAAGCTCAGCAAGGCCCTCCAGCGGTTCCGCAAGGAGGACCCGACCTTCCACGTCATGACCGACGAAGAGACCAACGAAACGATCATCGCCGGCATGGGCGAGCTGCATCTGGAAATCTACGTCGAACGGATCCGTCGCGAGTACGGCGTCGAGGTCGAAGTGGGCGCCCCCAAGGTCAGCTACCGCGAAAGCGGCACCATGCCGTTCGACTTTGACCACAAACGCAAGAAGCAAACCGGCGGCTCCGGTCAGTATGGTCACATCAAGGGGACTATGGCCCCGATGACCGACGAGGATCGCGAGGAGGCCGCCGGCGACGAGTTCCTGTTCGTCGACAAGATCGTCCAGGGGAGGATTCCCAAGAACTTCATCCCCGCGATCGAAAAGGGTTTTCGCAACATGATGGGCAAGGGGCCGGTCGCCGGATACCCGGTCGTGGGACTCAAGGTCGAGGTGAACGACGGCTCGTACCACGACGTCGACTCGAGCGACATGGCGTTCATGCTGACCGCCCAGGAGTGCTTCCGCGAGCACTTCAACCGGATGAAGCCGGTGCTGCTTGAGCCGATCATGCTCATGGAAATCGAGTGCCCCGAGAACTTCCAGGGCCCGGTCGTGGGGCAGATCAGCGCGAAGCGCGGCATGGTCGTCAGCACCGAGACCGAAAACAAGTCGTGCAAGATCATCGCCGAGGTGCCCCTGGCCGAAACGTTCGGCTACTCGACCGATCTCCGCAGCCAGACGCAGGGTCAAGGCACGTTCACGATGGAACTGTGCAAATACGCCCCCGTGCCGGGCAACATCCAAGCCGAGATCGTCGAGGAGCGCAAACGCGAACTGCAGCCGGCGTAG
- a CDS encoding acetyl/propionyl/methylcrotonyl-CoA carboxylase subunit alpha encodes MFSRILIANRGEIACRVIRTAQQMGIETVAVYSDADADALHVQQAGRAVRIGPAPAGESYLAAERILQACHDAGAEAIHPGYGFLSENATFAQRVRDAGLTFIGPPPEAITQMGDKIASKRLAAKAGVNTVPGFDGVVEHADHAVEIARKIGYPVMLKATAGGGGKGMRIARDDVECREGFVRAASEARNSFGDERIFIEKFIERPRHIEIQVIADAHGNALWLGERECSLQRRHQKVIEEAPSPFLDEATRRAMGEQAVALARAVGYQSAGTVEFIVDQKRNFYFLEMNTRLQVEHPVTELVTGLDLVELMIRIAAGEPLPLSQDEVKPRGWAIEARVYAEDPLRGFLPSIGRLVRYLPPAEGPHVRVDSGAYEGGDVSMHYDPMIAKVIASGGTRIEATAHLRRALNEFYIRGVANNLSFLSALVDQPRFEAGDLSTDFIGELYPEGFRAEDVVHDDPALLAAVAATIHRRYMDRSARITDQIPGYERRVSDEWVVVMGGKHYSATARSGASQGVCEVTVDSGQGQVSYDVQSLWQFGQPLFRGTINSRETCVQIERRNMIYRLQHWGAVVDVRVLSKRAAEMLATMPQKEAADTSQQVLAPMPGLLIEYRVKLGDEVAVGSDLAVIEAMKMQNVVHATRRGVVAKLLAEVGDTLAVDQPILEYAT; translated from the coding sequence ATGTTCTCCCGCATCCTCATAGCCAATCGCGGCGAGATTGCGTGCCGGGTGATCCGCACGGCGCAGCAGATGGGGATTGAAACGGTGGCGGTCTACTCGGACGCCGACGCCGACGCCCTGCACGTGCAGCAGGCCGGCCGGGCGGTGCGGATCGGACCGGCCCCGGCCGGCGAAAGCTACCTAGCCGCCGAACGCATTCTGCAGGCATGTCACGACGCAGGCGCCGAGGCGATTCACCCCGGATACGGATTTCTGTCCGAGAACGCGACGTTCGCCCAGCGGGTGCGCGACGCGGGGCTGACGTTCATCGGCCCCCCGCCCGAGGCGATCACGCAGATGGGGGACAAGATCGCCTCGAAGCGACTTGCGGCCAAAGCGGGGGTGAACACGGTTCCCGGGTTCGACGGGGTCGTCGAGCACGCCGACCATGCGGTCGAAATCGCCCGCAAGATCGGCTACCCGGTCATGCTCAAAGCGACCGCCGGCGGCGGCGGCAAAGGAATGCGGATCGCTCGCGACGACGTCGAGTGTCGCGAAGGGTTCGTCCGCGCCGCCAGCGAGGCCAGAAACAGCTTCGGCGACGAGCGGATCTTCATTGAGAAGTTCATCGAGCGTCCCCGGCACATCGAGATCCAGGTCATCGCCGACGCCCATGGCAACGCCCTGTGGCTCGGCGAGCGCGAGTGCTCGCTGCAACGACGGCACCAGAAGGTGATCGAGGAGGCGCCTTCGCCGTTTTTGGACGAGGCGACCCGCCGCGCCATGGGCGAGCAGGCGGTCGCGCTGGCTCGCGCCGTCGGGTACCAGTCGGCCGGCACGGTCGAGTTCATCGTCGACCAGAAGCGGAACTTTTACTTCCTGGAGATGAACACCCGCTTGCAGGTCGAGCATCCGGTCACCGAACTCGTGACGGGGCTCGATCTGGTGGAACTGATGATTCGCATCGCCGCCGGCGAGCCGTTGCCGCTGTCGCAGGACGAGGTCAAGCCGCGCGGCTGGGCGATCGAGGCCCGCGTCTACGCCGAGGATCCGCTGCGAGGGTTCCTTCCCTCGATTGGCCGGCTGGTGCGCTACCTGCCCCCGGCCGAAGGCCCCCATGTGCGGGTCGACTCGGGCGCGTACGAGGGGGGCGACGTGTCGATGCACTACGACCCCATGATCGCCAAGGTGATCGCCAGCGGCGGGACGCGGATCGAAGCGACGGCTCACCTCCGCCGGGCGCTCAACGAGTTCTACATCCGCGGGGTGGCCAACAACCTGAGCTTCCTCTCGGCGCTGGTCGATCAGCCCCGCTTCGAGGCGGGCGACCTGTCGACCGACTTTATCGGCGAGTTGTACCCCGAGGGCTTCCGCGCCGAGGACGTGGTGCACGACGATCCCGCCCTGCTGGCGGCGGTCGCGGCGACGATCCATCGGCGATACATGGACCGGTCGGCGCGGATCACTGATCAGATCCCCGGGTACGAACGCCGGGTGAGCGACGAGTGGGTTGTCGTCATGGGCGGCAAACACTATTCAGCGACGGCTCGCTCGGGCGCCTCGCAGGGAGTGTGCGAAGTGACCGTCGACTCCGGTCAAGGGCAAGTCTCGTACGACGTGCAAAGTTTGTGGCAGTTCGGCCAGCCGTTGTTCCGCGGTACGATCAACAGCCGCGAGACGTGCGTCCAGATCGAACGTCGCAACATGATCTACCGCCTGCAGCACTGGGGGGCCGTGGTCGACGTGCGGGTGCTGTCGAAACGGGCCGCTGAAATGCTCGCCACGATGCCGCAAAAGGAAGCGGCCGACACCTCGCAGCAGGTTCTCGCCCCCATGCCGGGGCTGCTGATCGAGTACCGCGTGAAACTGGGAGACGAGGTCGCCGTCGGCAGCGACTTGGCGGTAATCGAGGCGATGAAGATGCAGAACGTGGTCCACGCGACGCGCCGCGGCGTCGTGGCCAAGCTGCTGGCCGAAGTCGGCGACACGCTGGCGGTCGACCAGCCGATTCTGGAGTACGCGACGTGA
- a CDS encoding acyl-CoA carboxylase subunit beta, which translates to MQEIVRQLAEKRVRAELGGGRARIDAQHAKGKLTARERIELLLDPGSFEEWDMFVEHRCSDFGMKEQTIPGDGVVTGHGTINGRAMFVFSQDFTVFGGSLSEAHAEKICKVMDHALRVGAPVIGINDSGGARIQEGVASLGGYAEVFQRNVLASGVVPQISLVMGPCAGGAVYSPAITDFIFMVKDSSYMYVTGPEVVKTVTHEEVTHEQLGGALTHSIRSGVADRAFEDDVEALGMVRRLMNYLPASNRQQPPYRPSPDGPDRVEPSLDSLVPTEPTKPYDIKELILKTVDDTDFFEIQPEFAKNIVVGFARMAGHPVGIVANQPLVLAGCLDIKSSTKAARFVRFCDAFNIPLLTFVDVPGFMPGTAQEYGGIIKHGAKLLYAYAEATVPKVTVITRKAYGGAYDVMSSKHLRGDVNLAWPTAEIAVMGPKGAVEIIFRKDRDDPARLAELTEEYRTKFANPFIAGHRGYIDDVIMPRETRKRICRSLAMLRNKRLENPWRKHGNIPL; encoded by the coding sequence ATGCAGGAAATCGTACGCCAACTCGCCGAGAAGCGGGTCCGCGCCGAATTGGGCGGCGGACGCGCCCGCATCGACGCTCAGCACGCCAAGGGAAAGCTCACCGCGCGCGAGCGGATCGAACTGTTGCTCGACCCGGGTTCGTTCGAAGAATGGGACATGTTCGTCGAGCATCGCTGCAGCGACTTCGGCATGAAGGAGCAGACGATTCCCGGCGACGGCGTCGTGACCGGTCACGGCACGATCAACGGTCGGGCGATGTTCGTCTTCAGCCAGGACTTTACGGTCTTCGGCGGCTCGCTCTCCGAGGCTCACGCCGAGAAGATCTGCAAGGTCATGGACCACGCCCTGCGCGTGGGGGCGCCGGTCATCGGGATCAACGACTCCGGGGGGGCGCGGATTCAGGAGGGGGTCGCCTCGCTGGGAGGCTACGCCGAGGTCTTCCAGCGAAACGTCCTCGCCTCGGGAGTCGTGCCGCAGATTTCGCTGGTGATGGGCCCGTGCGCCGGCGGGGCCGTCTATTCGCCGGCCATCACGGACTTCATCTTCATGGTGAAGGACAGCTCCTACATGTACGTCACGGGCCCCGAGGTGGTCAAAACGGTGACGCACGAGGAGGTGACCCACGAGCAGTTGGGCGGGGCGCTGACTCACAGCATTCGCTCGGGGGTCGCCGATCGGGCGTTTGAGGACGACGTCGAAGCGTTGGGGATGGTGCGGCGGTTGATGAATTATTTGCCGGCGAGCAATCGGCAACAGCCCCCCTATCGCCCCTCGCCCGACGGGCCTGACCGGGTCGAGCCGTCGCTCGATTCGCTCGTGCCGACCGAGCCGACCAAGCCGTACGACATCAAGGAGTTGATCCTCAAGACGGTCGACGACACCGACTTTTTCGAAATCCAGCCCGAGTTCGCCAAGAACATCGTGGTCGGCTTCGCCCGCATGGCGGGGCACCCGGTGGGAATCGTGGCCAACCAGCCGCTGGTGCTCGCGGGGTGTCTGGACATCAAGTCGTCGACCAAGGCGGCTCGGTTCGTCCGGTTTTGCGACGCATTCAACATCCCGCTCCTCACGTTCGTCGACGTGCCGGGGTTCATGCCGGGCACGGCCCAGGAGTACGGCGGCATCATCAAACACGGGGCCAAGCTGCTGTACGCCTACGCCGAGGCGACCGTCCCCAAGGTCACCGTCATCACGCGCAAGGCCTACGGCGGGGCGTACGACGTCATGTCGTCGAAGCACCTGCGGGGGGACGTGAATTTGGCGTGGCCGACGGCCGAGATCGCGGTGATGGGGCCCAAGGGGGCCGTCGAGATCATCTTCCGCAAAGACCGCGACGACCCGGCGCGGCTGGCCGAATTGACGGAAGAGTACCGCACGAAGTTCGCCAACCCGTTCATTGCGGGTCACCGCGGATACATCGACGACGTGATCATGCCCCGGGAAACTCGCAAGCGGATTTGTCGCTCGCTGGCGATGCTGCGCAATAAACGACTGGAGAATCCGTGGCGCAAGCATGGTAACATTCCGTTGTGA
- a CDS encoding SDR family oxidoreductase, producing the protein MNLHGKVAVVTGAASGIGEAAAAELANRGVRNVILVDRSDHVHEVAEAINRAANRHTAVAMVGDATDPGFRAATFDEAAERYGLVRVLVPAAGITRDSLAVKLNKDTGRAEIYPIEHFRLVTEVNLLAPIYWAIEMVARIAEDRAAKGLKRWEPVEEIQGTVIFIGSVSSQGNKGQISYAVAKAGLEGAAATLSKEAMFHGVRCGLIHPGFTDTPMARALGEEFLAKNVLPFTQLRRLITTSEIADAICFMVSNSAVSGELWADAGWHPPA; encoded by the coding sequence ATGAACCTACACGGAAAAGTCGCCGTGGTGACCGGCGCAGCGAGCGGCATCGGCGAGGCGGCGGCTGCCGAGCTGGCCAATCGGGGCGTTCGCAACGTCATCTTGGTCGATCGCAGCGACCACGTCCACGAAGTCGCCGAGGCGATCAACCGCGCGGCGAACCGTCACACGGCGGTCGCCATGGTCGGCGACGCGACCGATCCCGGCTTTCGCGCCGCCACGTTCGACGAGGCGGCGGAACGATACGGATTGGTGCGAGTGCTGGTCCCCGCGGCCGGCATTACGCGCGACTCGCTCGCGGTGAAGCTCAACAAGGACACCGGTCGGGCCGAGATTTACCCGATCGAGCACTTTCGGCTGGTGACCGAGGTCAATCTGCTCGCGCCGATCTACTGGGCGATCGAGATGGTAGCCCGGATCGCCGAGGATCGGGCCGCCAAGGGACTTAAGCGGTGGGAGCCGGTCGAGGAGATCCAGGGAACGGTCATCTTCATCGGCTCGGTGTCGTCGCAGGGGAACAAAGGACAGATCTCCTACGCGGTCGCCAAGGCGGGGCTCGAAGGGGCCGCGGCGACCCTCAGCAAGGAGGCGATGTTCCACGGGGTGCGGTGCGGCCTGATTCATCCGGGCTTCACCGATACGCCGATGGCGCGGGCTCTGGGCGAGGAGTTTCTCGCCAAGAACGTGCTGCCGTTCACCCAGTTGCGACGACTGATCACGACCAGCGAGATCGCCGACGCGATCTGCTTCATGGTCAGCAACTCGGCGGTCAGCGGCGAGTTGTGGGCCGACGCGGGATGGCACCCCCCGGCTTGA
- a CDS encoding acetylxylan esterase, which translates to MRRSVAPVGRLLGTWFVLAWSAAAAGKPTPGLVERLVAVPYDPTGMYGVGEPVGWTVTAPPGIHPSRAKFAYTVRRNNAVEIAAGELDLAAGPGVIEATLDEPAMVYVEIRAAAASPVGNGDAAGTSAAAEEQVLALGAAVAPTKLQPVAPPPEDFDEFWQDQVATLARVPPNPRLTPKPTDVPGIDYATLVMDHVDGGRVHGQTAKPSREGTFPGLVILQWAGPPYRLYPSWVEPYAAKGWLVLNIEPHDVLPDQPAEYYAALPEDLKRYEAIGRESREACYFRKMYLADYRAVEYVASHPQWDGRTLVVMGNSMGGQQTLCVAGLHPRATHLIAYVPAGCDLNGCLHGRQNGYPFFPCDEAAAMNTARYFDAVNFASRIRAKALVGMGFVDAVCPPTGIWTAYNAIPGEKEVVALVDAAHNHQATPEQQRPYVERAAAWLDALIEGREP; encoded by the coding sequence ATGCGTCGTTCCGTTGCGCCGGTTGGTCGGCTTCTGGGGACTTGGTTCGTCCTGGCTTGGTCCGCGGCGGCGGCGGGGAAGCCTACCCCTGGGCTTGTCGAGCGGTTGGTCGCCGTGCCGTACGATCCGACGGGGATGTACGGAGTTGGCGAGCCGGTCGGGTGGACGGTGACGGCGCCGCCGGGGATTCATCCCTCGCGGGCGAAGTTCGCCTACACGGTGCGGCGGAACAACGCCGTCGAGATTGCCGCGGGGGAGCTCGATCTGGCCGCGGGACCGGGCGTGATCGAAGCGACTCTCGACGAGCCGGCGATGGTCTACGTCGAGATTCGCGCGGCGGCCGCAAGCCCTGTCGGCAACGGCGACGCCGCAGGGACGAGCGCCGCGGCAGAGGAACAGGTCCTCGCATTGGGGGCGGCCGTGGCGCCGACGAAGTTGCAGCCGGTCGCGCCGCCGCCGGAGGATTTCGACGAGTTCTGGCAGGATCAAGTCGCGACATTGGCGCGCGTGCCGCCCAATCCGCGGCTGACTCCCAAGCCGACCGACGTGCCGGGGATCGACTACGCGACGCTGGTGATGGATCACGTCGACGGCGGTCGCGTTCACGGCCAGACGGCCAAACCGAGCCGCGAGGGGACGTTCCCGGGACTCGTCATTCTTCAGTGGGCCGGCCCGCCGTATCGGCTCTATCCGTCGTGGGTCGAGCCGTACGCCGCGAAGGGTTGGCTGGTGCTGAACATCGAGCCCCACGACGTGCTGCCCGATCAGCCCGCGGAGTACTACGCCGCGTTGCCTGAGGACCTGAAACGGTACGAGGCGATTGGCCGCGAGAGTCGCGAGGCGTGCTACTTTCGCAAGATGTATCTGGCGGACTATCGCGCGGTCGAGTACGTGGCGAGTCACCCGCAGTGGGACGGCCGGACGCTGGTCGTCATGGGGAACAGCATGGGGGGCCAGCAAACGCTGTGCGTCGCAGGGCTCCACCCGCGGGCGACGCACCTGATCGCCTACGTCCCGGCCGGCTGCGATCTCAACGGGTGTCTCCACGGCCGGCAGAACGGGTACCCGTTCTTTCCGTGCGACGAGGCGGCGGCGATGAACACGGCCCGGTACTTCGACGCGGTGAACTTTGCCTCGCGGATTCGGGCGAAGGCGCTCGTGGGGATGGGGTTCGTCGACGCGGTTTGTCCCCCCACGGGGATCTGGACGGCGTACAACGCGATCCCGGGCGAGAAGGAGGTCGTCGCGCTGGTGGACGCGGCCCACAATCATCAGGCGACCCCCGAGCAGCAACGGCCCTACGTCGAGCGCGCGGCGGCGTGGTTGGACGCCTTGATCGAGGGGCGGGAGCCGTAA
- a CDS encoding DUF4238 domain-containing protein — translation MGKHYVPQAHLKRFQIAEEPGMIWMYDKQTDNFTKAAISKVAQQADFYSPDVEESLAQVVEKPGNKGLAKLLNREELDNKERTEVSFYLLNMASRGPRYRAIIERIAQEQLDEVDKETRKTIEDWISEGGPDLELAKARLAELDAVREKFSKNLPQQLVDQIRTPFWSERTVECIHNMAWHILPATPDQHFVTSDTPAHFFEGPGLCTKQSEFTFPISKDFALVGEHQRSWGTTFETPQLRLVKEVNRRVLSYVQRFAFSPHPHDWIRTVVQKKKPTVRQIVWISR, via the coding sequence ATGGGCAAGCACTACGTTCCACAAGCACACTTGAAGCGGTTCCAGATCGCCGAGGAACCCGGCATGATTTGGATGTACGACAAGCAGACGGACAACTTCACGAAGGCAGCAATCTCGAAGGTTGCTCAGCAGGCAGACTTCTACTCGCCCGATGTCGAAGAATCCCTTGCCCAGGTCGTCGAGAAGCCAGGAAACAAGGGGCTTGCGAAACTCCTGAATCGGGAAGAACTCGACAACAAGGAACGAACAGAAGTTTCGTTCTACCTGCTCAACATGGCCTCGCGAGGGCCACGCTATCGGGCAATCATCGAACGAATCGCCCAGGAACAGCTTGATGAGGTGGACAAGGAAACCCGCAAGACGATCGAAGATTGGATCAGCGAGGGCGGACCCGATCTCGAACTAGCGAAAGCTCGCCTCGCGGAACTCGACGCCGTGCGAGAGAAATTCAGCAAGAACCTCCCGCAGCAATTAGTCGATCAGATTCGCACTCCATTCTGGAGTGAACGCACGGTCGAGTGCATTCACAACATGGCGTGGCATATTCTTCCCGCGACACCAGATCAGCACTTCGTCACGTCAGACACGCCCGCCCACTTCTTTGAGGGCCCAGGACTTTGCACGAAGCAATCGGAGTTCACGTTCCCGATCTCGAAGGACTTCGCCCTGGTCGGGGAGCATCAGCGATCTTGGGGAACGACCTTTGAGACGCCGCAGTTGCGACTGGTCAAAGAAGTGAACCGTCGCGTACTTAGCTACGTGCAACGGTTTGCGTTCTCGCCACACCCGCACGACTGGATCAGGACCGTGGTCCAAAAGAAGAAGCCGACGGTCCGTCAGATAGTGTGGATTTCTCGATAG